In the genome of Halodesulfovibrio sp. MK-HDV, the window ATCCACCAAGTAGGCCAGAATCTGCTCTTGTGTTCTAAATGGAGCATTGCGTAGCTCAACAAGAAACGGAGTTACTAGCGATAAGTCGTCATTTTCAGTCAAAGGAGTGAGTACGGTTAAGTCACCAGTACGCCCGAAGTCTTCACCAAAATAGTGGCGACAGCCTTGCGGCAAACGCATAAGAAGCGGCGCAAGTTCTGCCTCGCACCAGTCCTTAACCTCGCTATGGGCGATATCCAAAGGCCAGTCTACAAAATCAGCAGCTGGCGGTTCCCACGTAATGACCGGAAGATCTGGCGACATACACGATTCAATAAGATTACGAGTAAGCCATGCACCACCAGATTTTGACGGGACACAAAACAGCTCTTCGCTTGCTCCATCACCATAGCGAGCAATTGTTTTCTCTCGCCACGCGGATTCAGCAGCCTGTTCCCACGTATCCCCTTTCACACCACAAATGGCTTTAAACAATCCAGCATGAAGGGCTTCTTCAAAATCAGTACGGTGCAAGGTGTAATCAAGCTTTCCAGCTCGGATATCTTGTATGTATTGGTTGAACTCTGACTCTTCGCCATTATGCGTGGAGATTACGGCCACATCGCCACCCCACATAGTGAGCGCCAATGCGGCCTTAAGGAGTTCGCCCAAGTCTTCAACAAACGCGGCCTCGTCAATTCGCACTCGCCCCTGTTTTGAACGCAAGTTGGAAGGGTTAGAAGAAAGCCCCTGCACCACAAAGCCGGAGGCAAAACGTACCTGATAAATGGTCACATCTCTTTCAGCATCAGCCAAAACAATCTCTTCCACTTCACCAGCAACAAGGTTGTATTTCTTCGCCCAGTCTGCGGTATCCGCCACATACTGCTTGGTCATATCCTTGTTGTACGAAAGGTAATACGTGGACATACCGCCCTCTTCCTTACTGAGAGCCGCCACAAGAGCGCTGTCCGCTGCATCTGCCCATGAGGCACCGATACGACGAGACTTTTCCCAGAACTTCACTGGCGATTTGTCCTCTATCCATTCTTTTTGGTATGGAAGCAGCCTTGCCATTACATCAGCTCCCGAATCTTCGCCGCAAGATCAGCAGTCATGCCTTTATTAGGCGCATCTTCTTGATTCACGTTGTGTGTTGCTTCCATCTCCGCAAGCAGCTTCAATGCTTTTTGAATGTCCACAATGGCTTTAAAGTTTACATCGTCAGGACTGGCCAACAGTAAGCCCAACTTTTTCTCTACAGCTTCACGCAAGGCCAAAACCGCATCTTTGACAGAGCCTATCGGGCGTTTCTCATATTGGGTGGCAACATCGGCGATAATGCCCGCCCGTTGAAATTCAGCCTGTTTTATTGCCAAGTTTTCCAACGAAGCTACAGCAAATCCAGTTTGAGCGTCCTTACTTTTCATCAAAGATTTGATCATCTCCGATCGCGCAAGAACCAGATCAGCTCGAATGTCGCATTCGGCACGAGCGATTCGCTCCCGCTTGTCACGCCACTCGTGCTTCACCGCCCAGCGCTTCACTGTAGATTCTGCAACACCCGCTTGTTTCGCTACTTCACGAAACGTCAGACGTGCCACACAATATAGTTCCTGCGCCTTCCAAACCGTTTCTGGTGCGTGTTCTCTGCCTTTACGTTTCATAGGTGCGCCTAGTGCAAGCTTGGACGCTTAACGCCCGGAACAATGGTTCGACACTTTGCCACGTCTTCACCACGAACAGTCAAACCAGCCACAAGACACGAGTCCCCCTTTAATTCCACAAGTCCTTGCTCTTTGAGCCAAAACAACTCTGTACGGACCTTGTCACGGCTTGGCGCAAAGCCATACTCACCTACGGCATCAATAAGCACGCTTTCGTTGGATTTCATGCTGGGAGATTCATCAAGTAATCGAAGAATTGTAATTCGTAGATGCTCAGTTACGTAATCGGCATAGCTCATTTGGCAGCTCCATTCAGCAAGAACTCTTCCTGTCGGTTCGTCATGGTTTCTAATTTTTCAACGGCTGCCTGCATTCCTTTAAGATCGCCCTGAAGGTCTTTCATTGTCAGGGCTAGATCATGCAATTCTGTTTTACTGGGCAGCTCTCTAATTGATGACTCAACGGCTGTCTGGCGG includes:
- a CDS encoding DUF2730 family protein translates to MKEFDTILRLIPLALCIVQGLFAWGLWSLSKRFVSTEECKKCRKHLEGAVMEMQSRQTAVESSIRELPSKTELHDLALTMKDLQGDLKGMQAAVEKLETMTNRQEEFLLNGAAK